A region of Paenibacillus sp. JNUCC-31 DNA encodes the following proteins:
- a CDS encoding FusB/FusC family EF-G-binding protein yields MQTPFIHNHQFNYIHKQADFLLKTLRSVVDRKVLETVRYTVGTNAVGIFNELTPEQKELLEQLSTYETTHDLQTYLYQLESHLIPFPQVSAKQIQKLFPKVKKLKVPDLESIDYARTTYLRWTDIGTDRLFIVYPYEGSFQGIEGRITATNKKGYCMFCHRHQELGFFNVKTKNHTPDNISSVAQYVCMDNTVCNHSITDTTMLERFLLSTVK; encoded by the coding sequence ATGCAAACACCATTTATTCACAATCATCAATTCAATTACATTCACAAACAAGCTGATTTCCTGCTCAAAACGTTACGCTCGGTTGTGGATCGAAAAGTACTGGAAACTGTGCGCTATACAGTTGGCACGAATGCAGTGGGCATCTTTAATGAACTGACTCCGGAGCAGAAGGAACTGCTGGAGCAGTTATCGACGTATGAGACGACACATGACTTGCAGACGTATCTATACCAGCTCGAATCACATCTAATTCCGTTTCCGCAAGTATCCGCGAAGCAGATTCAGAAGCTGTTTCCCAAGGTAAAGAAGCTTAAAGTGCCGGATCTGGAATCCATCGATTACGCACGTACAACTTATCTGAGATGGACCGATATTGGTACCGATCGCTTGTTCATCGTGTATCCGTACGAAGGCAGTTTCCAAGGGATTGAGGGGCGAATTACGGCGACGAACAAGAAGGGATACTGTATGTTCTGTCATCGCCATCAGGAGCTTGGATTCTTCAACGTGAAGACCAAGAACCATACGCCGGATAACATTTCTTCCGTTGCCCAGTACGTATGTATGGATAACACGGTTTGTAACCATAGCATCACCGATACCACCATGCTGGAGAGGTTTCTTCTCTCGACAGTAAAATAA
- a CDS encoding NAD(P)H oxidoreductase, producing the protein MNVLVVVSHSRKDSLTFQVADRFVQGLAEAGHGYEILDLHEIGFDPVLRAADEPDYTQERQVFSPEIETEMERLKKHDAVAFVFPLWWWHLPAMLKGYVDRVMNNGFAYGANKLPHQQILWIALSGVTEEQMHKRNYGQSIANLLNVGIADYCGVSQSSVEFLYETLDAKPEHYETLLKQAHQLGLNYASENPTL; encoded by the coding sequence ATGAACGTATTAGTCGTTGTATCGCATTCAAGAAAAGATTCCCTGACCTTTCAGGTAGCTGATCGTTTTGTACAGGGTCTTGCTGAGGCTGGTCACGGTTATGAGATATTGGATTTGCATGAGATAGGTTTCGACCCTGTCCTGCGAGCAGCAGATGAACCGGATTACACCCAAGAACGTCAGGTGTTCTCCCCTGAGATTGAAACGGAAATGGAGCGTTTGAAGAAGCACGATGCTGTCGCTTTCGTGTTTCCCCTATGGTGGTGGCATCTGCCAGCCATGCTGAAAGGATATGTGGATCGTGTCATGAATAACGGGTTTGCCTATGGCGCGAACAAACTTCCTCATCAGCAGATATTGTGGATCGCTCTTTCCGGCGTGACGGAAGAACAGATGCATAAGCGCAACTATGGGCAATCGATCGCCAATCTGCTCAATGTCGGTATTGCCGATTACTGCGGCGTGTCCCAGTCGAGCGTTGAATTTTTATATGAAACGTTGGATGCCAAGCCTGAGCATTACGAGACGCTGCTGAAGCAGGCGCATCAATTGGGATTAAACTATGCCAGCGAAAATCCGACTCTATAA
- a CDS encoding winged helix-turn-helix transcriptional regulator: MGGKWKPLIIYHLMTGRKRTSELRRLIPDITQKMLTTQLRGLEKDEIVQRKVYSEVPPKVEYELTDYGWGLKPALDHLCYWGEEHLEKVHGDKFKVLEDFDSEGKGARK; this comes from the coding sequence ATGGGTGGGAAGTGGAAGCCTCTGATTATTTATCATTTGATGACAGGACGGAAACGCACGTCGGAGCTTCGACGATTGATACCGGACATTACCCAGAAGATGCTGACAACACAGCTCAGAGGTCTGGAAAAGGACGAGATTGTGCAGCGCAAGGTATATTCGGAGGTTCCTCCTAAAGTGGAATATGAGTTAACAGACTACGGCTGGGGACTCAAGCCTGCCCTGGACCATTTGTGCTATTGGGGAGAGGAGCATCTGGAGAAGGTTCACGGGGATAAGTTCAAGGTTTTGGAGGACTTCGATTCTGAAGGAAAGGGGGCGAGAAAATGA
- a CDS encoding MepB family protein, producing the protein MDNKNSSNAWTTSDMLHSDLLASKELIYDKCGFVCSQPDEEVQNAEYGAYVFTLNALNIRFRVAKTTPTKIGQFVTLWQRSEDGSTQPYDGSNPADVYVISTRTGSHFGQFVFPKHVLLQRNILSDQGKGGKRAIRVYPPWDKPTSKQAQKTQQWQLEYFMEVPFTEPLNCDQARVLYDT; encoded by the coding sequence TTGGATAACAAAAATAGTTCGAATGCTTGGACAACCTCCGATATGCTTCACAGCGACTTACTTGCCAGTAAGGAACTTATCTATGACAAGTGTGGCTTTGTTTGCTCACAACCAGATGAAGAAGTACAAAATGCTGAATACGGGGCGTATGTATTTACGTTAAATGCTCTCAACATTCGATTTCGCGTCGCTAAAACAACCCCAACCAAGATCGGGCAATTTGTTACCCTCTGGCAGCGGAGTGAGGATGGATCGACACAGCCATATGACGGATCAAATCCAGCAGATGTGTATGTCATTAGTACGCGAACAGGCAGTCACTTTGGTCAATTCGTATTTCCGAAGCATGTATTGTTACAGCGAAATATCCTATCGGATCAAGGCAAAGGTGGCAAGCGCGCCATACGTGTATATCCGCCTTGGGACAAGCCAACAAGTAAACAGGCTCAAAAAACGCAGCAATGGCAACTGGAATACTTCATGGAAGTACCTTTTACCGAACCGTTGAACTGTGATCAAGCCCGGGTACTTTATGACACCTAA
- a CDS encoding MerR family transcriptional regulator produces the protein MAFSIKEASERLGCPAHKIRYYEKEGLLPYIRRDQYGNRMFEEEHLDWMRLMSCFRATGMKVSTLKHMVSLALDGDSTIPQRKAILYEYKEELHRRQLEIAEALAAVNNKLTIYEDIETGKLSSESKLLDQMESIGKD, from the coding sequence ATGGCTTTTTCGATAAAAGAAGCTTCGGAGCGGCTGGGTTGTCCTGCACATAAAATTCGTTATTACGAGAAGGAGGGACTGCTCCCTTACATTAGGCGGGATCAATATGGAAATCGGATGTTCGAGGAAGAACATTTGGATTGGATGAGACTAATGTCCTGTTTCCGGGCAACGGGTATGAAAGTATCTACACTGAAACATATGGTTAGTCTGGCACTGGACGGGGATTCAACCATTCCACAACGGAAAGCGATCCTTTACGAATATAAAGAGGAATTACATCGCCGCCAACTTGAAATTGCCGAAGCACTTGCAGCGGTAAATAACAAATTGACGATCTATGAAGACATAGAGACAGGAAAGCTTTCTTCAGAAAGCAAGCTGCTAGATCAAATGGAAAGCATCGGCAAAGACTAA